From Coprothermobacter sp., one genomic window encodes:
- the ruvA gene encoding Holliday junction branch migration protein RuvA, translating into MIALIRGTVYRRLDSAVIVLVGDIGYEVRVVDPTMFEVGEEVELRTYHVVKEDRQELYGFVEPLDYEVFADLVEHVPGVGAKTALSLLRAVPASRLIEAVREQSVGLLTSAPGVGKKNAERILIELRPIVNRKYAELLSVEGMTGTEPTVLAEVEMALRSLGYSQQEISGSLRELGATKDRSAEELVSDALQHLSRK; encoded by the coding sequence ATGATTGCACTGATTAGGGGGACCGTATATCGCAGACTGGATTCCGCCGTCATCGTTCTTGTCGGCGACATCGGGTATGAGGTACGGGTGGTGGACCCCACCATGTTTGAGGTTGGGGAAGAGGTCGAACTGCGGACATACCATGTCGTCAAGGAAGACCGGCAGGAGCTCTACGGTTTTGTTGAACCGCTGGACTATGAAGTTTTCGCCGACCTGGTCGAGCATGTTCCGGGCGTAGGCGCCAAAACCGCCCTGAGCCTTCTGCGTGCTGTACCTGCATCTCGCCTCATCGAAGCCGTGCGGGAACAGAGTGTTGGGTTACTCACTTCCGCGCCCGGCGTAGGGAAGAAGAATGCCGAGCGCATCCTCATCGAGTTGCGTCCGATCGTCAATCGCAAGTATGCTGAGCTTCTGTCTGTGGAGGGAATGACAGGAACCGAACCCACCGTATTGGCAGAGGTGGAGATGGCGCTCCGGTCTCTCGGATATTCACAACAAGAGATCAGTGGGTCTCTCCGGGAGCTTGGCGCTACGAAGGACCGTTCAGCCGAGGAACTCGTGAGTGATGCCTTGCAGCATCTTTCGAGGAAATAA
- a CDS encoding crossover junction endodeoxyribonuclease RuvC: protein MLTLGIDPGLARIGYGVVSSDGDTVALLDYGCLETHPGTPYPDRLKYIYDSVRRLVRRYKPDAVALESLFFFRNARTVMKVSEARGVIVLAIGTCHVPAFEYTPQQVKQAVSSYGMESKKNVEIAVRQIFGVEEHISPDDTADAIAIALCHTFTGAYREVVLAEETDDCTD from the coding sequence ATGCTTACTCTGGGAATCGATCCCGGACTGGCACGCATCGGCTACGGTGTCGTCTCGTCAGACGGCGACACCGTAGCCCTTCTCGACTATGGGTGTCTGGAGACCCATCCTGGCACGCCGTATCCAGACAGGCTCAAGTACATCTACGACAGCGTTCGCCGACTCGTCCGCAGGTACAAGCCGGATGCGGTGGCCCTCGAGTCTCTGTTCTTTTTTCGAAACGCCCGGACGGTCATGAAGGTCAGTGAGGCGCGCGGAGTCATCGTCCTTGCCATCGGCACATGTCACGTTCCTGCGTTCGAGTATACCCCTCAGCAGGTGAAGCAGGCCGTCTCATCATATGGCATGGAGAGCAAGAAGAACGTCGAGATTGCCGTGCGCCAGATTTTTGGTGTCGAGGAGCACATTTCACCTGATGATACAGCGGACGCCATTGCTATCGCCCTCTGCCATACGTTCACGGGGGCCTATCGCGAGGTAGTTCTGGCGGAGGAGACCGATGATTGCACTGATTAG
- a CDS encoding YebC/PmpR family DNA-binding transcriptional regulator, whose translation MSGHSKWHNIQAKKGVEDAKRGRAFTKITREIIIAAKAGGGSTDTNTRLRAAVEKAKSAGMPNDNVKKAIMRGTGEMEGVSYEETTYEGYGPNGTAFIIQASTDNKNRTTSEIRRILSQHGGAMGENGSVSWGFERKGSLEIDPADKGYDDLFMIAVDSGAEDLKQDEETTTVVTGPEDVYKVRQALEAAGIVVKSASLTMIPKTLVAVAIDDARKIARLEEALDEHDDVSDYFSNYEMSDEIIKLLEQES comes from the coding sequence ATGTCCGGGCATTCCAAGTGGCACAATATTCAGGCCAAGAAGGGCGTAGAAGACGCCAAGCGCGGTCGTGCTTTCACCAAGATCACTCGTGAGATCATTATCGCGGCGAAGGCAGGCGGCGGGAGTACCGACACGAACACACGGCTGAGGGCGGCCGTAGAAAAGGCCAAGTCAGCGGGTATGCCCAATGACAACGTCAAGAAGGCAATCATGCGCGGAACCGGAGAGATGGAGGGTGTCAGCTACGAGGAGACCACGTACGAAGGTTACGGTCCCAATGGCACTGCATTCATCATCCAGGCCTCGACTGACAACAAGAACCGCACGACGTCGGAAATCAGGAGGATCCTCTCTCAGCACGGTGGCGCGATGGGCGAGAACGGATCTGTCAGCTGGGGCTTCGAGCGGAAGGGTTCGCTGGAAATCGATCCAGCTGACAAGGGATACGACGATCTGTTCATGATTGCAGTGGACAGCGGCGCAGAGGACCTCAAGCAGGACGAGGAGACGACGACCGTCGTCACCGGACCTGAGGATGTCTACAAGGTGCGTCAGGCCCTCGAGGCTGCCGGGATTGTCGTGAAGTCCGCGTCTCTCACCATGATTCCCAAGACTCTTGTTGCCGTCGCCATTGACGATGCGCGAAAAATCGCGCGGCTGGAGGAAGCGCTGGACGAGCACGATGACGTCAGCGACTACTTCTCCAACTACGAGATGAGCGACGAGATCATCAAGCTGCTGGAGCAGGAAAGCTAG
- a CDS encoding pyridoxal 5'-phosphate synthase glutaminase subunit PdxT, producing MVIGVLALQGDFREHARMVRFLGVEVCLVRLPEEVKLVDGLIIPGGESTTMGKLMVKYGVDRAIVDRFNAGRLAIYGTCAGMIVLAREIEGSQAQPHLGLLDVTVQRNAFGRQKESSEEDLGIEGLDTPLHALFIRAPVIIRTGPSVNVLARVAQGPVYVQQGRLLASSFHPELGSDTRVHEHFLQLAGQSSNQEV from the coding sequence GTGGTCATCGGCGTCCTCGCTCTTCAGGGCGACTTTCGAGAACACGCCAGGATGGTGCGGTTCCTTGGCGTGGAGGTCTGCCTCGTTCGTCTCCCCGAGGAAGTCAAATTGGTGGATGGGCTGATCATCCCGGGAGGCGAAAGCACGACCATGGGGAAGCTCATGGTCAAGTACGGAGTGGATCGAGCTATCGTCGACCGCTTCAATGCAGGGAGACTGGCGATCTATGGCACGTGTGCAGGAATGATCGTCTTGGCTCGGGAGATTGAGGGAAGCCAGGCGCAGCCTCATCTGGGACTTCTGGATGTGACTGTCCAGCGGAATGCGTTTGGACGTCAGAAGGAGTCCAGCGAGGAAGATCTGGGAATCGAAGGGCTAGATACACCATTACATGCGCTGTTTATTCGGGCGCCGGTGATCATCCGGACAGGACCTTCTGTAAACGTATTGGCAAGGGTAGCACAGGGGCCGGTCTATGTGCAGCAGGGAAGGCTCCTTGCTTCTTCGTTCCATCCGGAGCTTGGAAGCGATACAAGGGTACATGAACATTTTCTGCAATTGGCAGGGCAGAGCTCAAATCAGGAGGTCTAG